The segment atttattttaattgtaagTTAATGTAATTAGCAAAGGACTACGTTAAAAGCGTATATCTGCCATGATATCTGAAGCTATTCTCTCTATTGACAGATTTAGATTTCGGTCTCAATTACAAACCTGTGAGGTTGTGAAGACAGAATTTGTCCACAGACAGAATAACAGACTTACTTACAcctagtgcacacacacacacacacagtgaaaacaatgcCAGCCATCCTGTGGCGGCTGGGGATCATTTAGTAAAAGTGACTGAGTACTCATGGCGTGGAACATCACTCAGCTGCTGTGCTGGTCTCTCGTTCACATTAAGACAGCTTCAGGTTTTGTCTGAACTTTTTTGGGCTCCAACATATCAAAATCTTTCATTTGGTTTTCAAAATCAACGACTCAATAAATGATCTGGTTCTGTTTACATGTATTAATAGAATCATGAGTTGCCCTCAGTACATGTCAATGTTGCAGTGCATGTAAACCGACTCACTATGAACTTCTACAGAGCGCAGCTTTTATCAGAGATTTCTGACACGAGAGCTCATTTTGTaaatagtcttttttttctctcttgacACCATTCTGTTTGATTCTTCTTGTGTGttctcttgatttttttttatcatttaaaaacctgtcCAGATAACACAGTGACGAGCAAGTTTTCAGATTCAGTGCACCATGAAGGAAAATGTCATGGATATTGTTTATATGTTCAGAGAAATTATATTCCATGTATTAGCCATCACTTTTAATACAAAAACAGGATTTTGGAACTATGAAATGACCACTTGTTACAAtacagtgtttatttattttattttatctttttacaaacttacaaacaaaaggaaaccgCGATGCTCCAAAAAGAGTTAGCATCATGAAAATGAACCTTAAGTTACATGTAGATTGTAGTGATACTATGATCAGTGGTGTACTGTATAGACAGTACACGATATTTGAAAAGGAAGATCTCCTTGCACTTATTATTCTTGGTCCACAccaattttaaatgttttttgtttttttttgtagatttGACGGCTTATTTCATAGCTTCAAAATGGTTTGCTGCTAAAACAGGATTTCCAAGCAGGTGGTTGGATGTTGCCATGTctggattttcaaaatgtctcctTTCATTTTGATATAGTTGATACTAGTGGCccctttttctattttacatcTTCATTATACTGATATCTAGAAACAGTTCACTACTATCATGCTATTGGGCAGTTGAAAAAACGTGTCTCTTGTTGCTCAACACTGTATGAACCAGTTTTGTGTGAATCACCGACGTTTTGAAAATGCGACAGGCTCGTCCCACTTCCTGCTTGTGAACAGTTTTCTTATTTATACAAGAACTCATTTTGTACAGTTTTGTTAGAGGAAAGAGGTTTTGATATTTGGTTATTTGGCAAAGCCACTTGGCTTCTTTTGTCTTCCTGTGCCAGAGTTGCTAAAATTGTCtgtaacttgtgtttttttattgattgagaTAAgattttccttctttcttgGTTTTctctttgaatttgaatatgtcctttttttttctttcttttttttaataaaagtctTGTTTCAATGCTCGAGTGAagtgtgtttttcatcactCATACACTGGAGGGGCTGCATTGTCctttttgttgtagttgttgatTAAGATGCTCTACGTGGAGTATTAACACATTCATACCTAGAGTGACACTCGGTAGAGCTCATACCTCGGCCAAGACCAAACAGTCTctttaaatccaatcaagctgcaacataTTTCACTCACTTATATATATCAtttctaaatatgcctgattttttatttgcacTATTTCCTGGAGagttggtgaaaatgtaaaaatccgTTCAGTAGCTTTTATGTGATCCTGATGACAACGAAACAAACAAAGGAGTGGACAGGGGTGAAATAACCTCAGaggtaaaagtaaataaataaaaaattccTATGACCTGTAGAGGGCGACGTCTAATTGAGCTACTGATCGCTGTGTTACTGGTCGGTATCTTCATTACTTGACACTCTGATCCAAAGTAAATCACAACTGAGGAACAGGACGAGAGCTTCAGTCCAGTAGGAGAACTTGAAGTAAGAACCAAGTGCTAAATCAGTTCAACAGCTCAAAGTGTAGGAGATCAGGTGATGAGGTGAATAGAAAGTTCACAGTAAGTGGTCAGGTATGTTTGGGTGTGGTGTTAGGACAGGAGGTGCATGGAGAGCCCCTATGATGGGTCCCGACCCAGATGTCGCTCTAAACTCGGAGAGAATTTGAACTGTACCTCTGTACAGTCTTTATTTCTCTGTAGGTAAATCTGAATGATCATATCCAGCCACTCATCATATCCATTTTCTGAATGCTCTCATTATGTTGTAGGTGGAAGTGAATTCCACTGGAGATGGACAGGGACTTACTCCACTTTAAAAATTTGTAAGAAAGACTATAAACTCCTCCTGTTGCATTGTTGTGAGTGCAATATCTCAGGCATGCCTCGGGGGAATTTGTTGAAATTTGGCATAAATATTCACGTGGATTCATGGATTAGTTTGTTGGTTAAAGGTAAAagttcaaggtcactgtgactggacaaattatatttttggcCTCTTAAAACGCAATATTTCAAGATGGGAATGGgggaatttcttcatatttggcacaaatgttcacttagattTGAACAAGTCCTGATGAGAATTtcctggtcaaaggtcagggtcacTGCGACCtcaagaaacatgtttttggcctttGTAACATGAAAACTAGACTGGGAAGAATAATACAAACTCCCACTGAGCGAGGCCTGGAGAGACGGGTGGAGTCAAAGCCAGGACGTTCTTGTTGTGATGCAATAAACAAAAATTTGCCTGTGATTTCCCATCTGTACCCTAACTCTAAAAGTTATTAATTGAATGTCACAATACAGAAATACAGTAATCATTTATCATCGTTCACATGCAGGCCAGAAACATTACTGATTatgaatctgttttattttaataatcacaGTATTAAGTGTTCACAACTCATTGTCCTTATAAAAATATTATCATATGTCCAGGTAAATTCACTATACaggtaaaacattttctaaTATTTAAATTCTGATCCTCAGCTCGTTAACGTGAAATTATTTTCTAACACATCCCAAAGGCCACAGTAACATGACGGAGGAATTGCAACTGATCATTAAAGGTGAGGTTGGTAATCtgttttctgaaacacttttctATTTGTTGAAAACCAACCGTAGCTTTAATGACTAAGACTACTGTatgcaaacacattttcccTTTGTGGTGGATTTTGTAAGCTTTAAGTCTGGAAGTTAGAATgtaaatatctctctctctctctctctctctctctctctctctctctctctctcacacacacacacacaccttttaaaacacaaattctgTGATACTGTGCATAAAAAACAAGTATAAAACAAACCTAATCTACGCAGCTTGTGAAACTTTGTTTTTATCGAACAAACTCAACCCTGCTGAGCTTCAAATTGCAGATTTCCTGAATCGTCATTTCTGTCTTAGTAACGGAGATAAACAGAGAGATGCAGCCAAAGAAACAGATCTTACTCAACTCTGCTtctaaaccaaaacaaaaccagatTAACAGGAATGGCCAGCAGGAGTACAGTGAACAACTAGTGAGTTACGATGTGGATAATGTCAGGACAGAACCAGCAGCAGGATTGTACAGACGAGATTACATAACCAAAAGCAAAGAACTAACAGATTACTCTCACTCTTTTCAGCTTTAACACATGCATAAAAAATGGATATGATGACTCATCAGCAATAAACCTGACATCATGTTAAGCATGAGAGTAGCAGATCCTTGCTCGCCTGACAGTTTGAAATAGTTCAGCCGACCAGTAGATGTGTAGCAGGACAGTGGATGAGGTTCCTCACTAGCGTCCTTCTCCCATGatctgcagcaggaagctgaaCAGGTAGATGATGTCCAGGTAGAGGCTGAGGGTGGCGAAAACATATTCCTCTGGACTGATGGAATAACGCTTGTTCCCCAACAGCATCTGAGTGTCAAACGCCAGGAACTGTcgcagaaagaggaggagacagaaatgAATACGGTGACTTTTTGCTTtcactaaggaggttatgttttcacccctgtccttaATGGGTTCCTTGTTTGATTGTGAACAGAACAGGATTAcccatttggtgcagatccagatacaAATCTGAATcttatgaatttaaatgtggttttataagggtACTGTTGGCAGACGTATGTACTCTAGTTTCTATATTGATGAAGTATGTGACTCTCACCAGAGTGAAGAGGATGGCTCCTATCACAGCATAAAGAGCGTGTAGCCAGGGAACCTGTGCAACGAGacaaaaagcattttaaaaagcGTGTTAAGAAGGATAGCAGGGAGCTAATTTAAGAAACAGCAACATGCTTTTCAAGATGATCTGCAGGGCTAATCTGTTTACGCCCCCACAGCCAAATACAGCCAGCCCCTGAGGCATTAACCTGCAACTGTTGCTCAACTCATCATTAATCACTGCTATTTTAGACTTCTTCCAGATCCTTCTGCTGGACTTACATATCCGAAGGGGACCACAATGGAGATGGTGATGGCGCAGAGAAGCATGACcatgcacaaagaaaacagcacGCCCTGACACGATGTGACGTCAATCTGCAACAAAAGCAAAACCGTGTGATGGGTTTGTCTCGGGGTGACGACGtctctctgttgtgttgctTGGAAGCAGTTTGAAGTTGTAATTAGTCATTGATAATTAATGCAGGGATCTTCTCACCTTGCTCTGGAAGCTGAAGAtggtgacagagagacacaccAGAGCCGTGATTCCCAGACACAGCATCACTGATTTGGTGTTGTAAAAGCTAAAGGGAGAACACATATTATTATACTTGTTTTTATCTCTCATCCACCTTTGATGATTGAAAATCAGTGTGTCATACAGACACATGGGGATAAAAACATATATCCTATATTctagtttatatatatttaccttGACACAAAACCCATCATGAAAGAAATGCTCAAAgtctgtgaggaagaggaaaaagaaagccATCATTAGCTGTATGCCGAGTAAAGACCAGACTGTAATGTTCCATATTTCATACTGTGAGATACTCACGAAGATAACTAACAGGATGATGTTCCAGGGAAACTGCCGCCTGTTTAGGTAGGAGACAAAATCTAAATTATATCCGAGCAGCGTcctgtgtttcatttgttgtgttattatttataatgaacAGAAGAGTTACCTCAGATTTCCACAGCAGGAGAGTGCAATGTAGGTGAACAAGAACATCATACTGAAAGgtagagaaaagtaaaaataaaaatgtgtaaataaaaggTTGAGAACATGTAATGTGTCATGTACTGTGAGTTAAGATAAGATGATGTGTTTGCACTTACTAAGATGCCATGTACAAGCCAGGATGAGTCTGAATATAATACCTCACGGGGGCGCTGCAGACATaggaaattaaacaaattaaataagtAATAGTTGCTCTGGTCAGagtgatacatttaaaaagactTATTACAGATAATCATAAGAAAGTGTTACCAAAATGTGAAGAGACCAACAATAGCCACAGTCACAAAAAGCTGAACCATGAGAATGGCGTAAACCTGCAGGGGGAGATAAATGATGTCAGAGTAATGGATCTGTCACTGGGACATgtacttttctgtgtttgtgtcatttctgttaataaatcattttgtcCAGTACCTTCCTGATGAAGGTCCGCCTGATGGTCTTGTCATCAAAGGAGAACTGAGCCTGCATCTCCTCATATCCTGAAGGAAGACGCAGGAAGGACATGCGTCAATTCTTTAGTCTTTGCAGAAACTGAGAATATGTTTTATGAGGCAGAAGTAGTCCGAAAAACTGAAGGCATTATGTGAGTGGCAGGTTTGACTGATACGAACATGATATGATATTCTGTCTGTTAATGTGCAGATTTGCACAACACAGCTTGTAAACTTTAATATTGTGCTCTATTACAGGAAGTAATAATTATTACGActtattttgtttcactttctacTTCAACATGTTTATCTGGTTAAACTAGAAAAAAGATTGCCAGTGTTGGTACATTTGTAACTAATAGAACATGTACTAGTACTACAAGGACATTGTTTGTACCTGCTGTGGCCTCCTGGTAAGTGGGGGGTTCATTGTCTTCACTGATCTGCTGGGATATAGTTAGGGTTAACTAGGTCATTACAGTTTTTATTAATGAGCTCTCTTTACTTTCTCTCCGCAGTGTAAATACATGTTTACTCTCGTGCACTGGAAGCAGCACAGTAACAGATTTGTCTAAAAAACAGCCTCCATGTTGGATGAGTTCAGAGGATTAGGATAAATGTGATGAGACTCCATGTTTGAGTAACCAGCTCCGACTATAGACTTTACTTCAGTTCAActacagagaaaacaaagttcACTCAAAGAACAATTTCACTGTGATTATTGATTGGTTGTTAATTATTGGATTTTGAACTTGTGATATGAGGATGCCATTAAAAGAGTTTCCTCTCAGAAACAGAaggaaagtaaaaacaatagTCCAATTTATAGCATCACTTCATAATGTGTAATTTGTGACCCTGGGgaaatttgaaatgattgttATCGATCacaaatcaaatgacaaatcaaagaaattaaaatatagattagaatagaatagagatagtttattgtcattgtacaaGAGAAAGTAGAACAATATTAGATGTGCTACTTCTGAAAACAGTGcaaatttatattaaaaacaatatctaggatataaaataatcagttaCCACAGTTGTATTGTTTACGGTATCTGTACAGTTTATAGTGTAACTATAAGgaagaaaagttaaaaacataCCTTTCCCTTTTTCATGattgttccctctctcctcctttatgTTTCTGATGTTGATAAAGACTAATCTGCACTCACTACTTGATGGTTTTGTAATATATAACTGTTAAAAGTGCCAAATCTGAAATGTCTGCTCTTGTTTTAGAGTCAGTGTTTGATCCTAAACACTGCGAGTTACGAGTAAAACGTTTCCGGAGCAGTTGTTGCTCTGAATCTGTCTGCAGCGTGCGGATTACACTCAAGCTTTATAGGCCTCCGTGTGGTTAATCTCCCTCTAACCCTGATCCCTCGCCACCCCCGTCCTCGGCCCAATGAGGTCGTTCGAGAAGTGTCCAGGTATATTTCCACCACACTGACATAAAGTCAGACTGtaccaccgctgctgctgaaCAGGGGGgtcattaatgtgtgtgtttgctggcaCCGACCCTCTCGACAGTGTTCCAGGCAGATAATCATCCTGGAGCTTACCAAAGAGACTCACGGGACTGACATGTCTAAATAACATACGCATTGCATAACTATTCTGCTCCAGTTTGAAGGAAAGAGACACAGATATATGGATATTCAGGAATTACTACACTTTATGTATGTTTATAGTTTGTGTTAGACTATATTATTGAAGCAAAAACAACCCTCCAAAAGTGAATTTGTTCTTATAGAATGTCTTTTATAACAAAACTTTTTATCTATGCTACTTGATGTATCAACTAGAGCTAATACAGATTGTtgagtatttgtttgtttctgtagttTCTAGAAATATTTCCATTAACAAAATGGATCTAACGAACTTCTGACATCATCCTTTTGTGTAACAGACTGGTTTAGTAAGAGTTACTCCAGACTAATGAGATGGACGTTAAGAACTTCATGGAGCACAACACGTCTCCGGTTACAATCAGCAGTAATGAGATTAACTGGAAAGATTTCCCACGTTTGATCTATTTGTTCTTCTTGTAAAAGTTGGACTATTACTGGCACTGATCTTCATTTTACTCTTCACTGCTTTCACAAGAACACAATTAGAAACAACATGGTTTTAGagaaatgtgatatttcagaATATATTTTGTCTCCATCATAAAGTAAggacacacacaagaaaacgTTGTAAATTATAATCCATGATGTCATTGTAGTGATTGGCAGTCTGAATAAAGTCAACTATAGGCTATATAATGCTATGGTTTTTCAATTAGCTGTCCAGTTTACAACTAATGATTAcaacta is part of the Hippoglossus hippoglossus isolate fHipHip1 chromosome 5, fHipHip1.pri, whole genome shotgun sequence genome and harbors:
- the faim2b gene encoding protein lifeguard 2, which codes for MKKGKQISEDNEPPTYQEATAGYEEMQAQFSFDDKTIRRTFIRKVYAILMVQLFVTVAIVGLFTFCAPVRYYIQTHPGLYMASYMMFLFTYIALSCCGNLRRQFPWNIILLVIFTLSISFMMGFVSSFYNTKSVMLCLGITALVCLSVTIFSFQSKIDVTSCQGVLFSLCMVMLLCAITISIVVPFGYVPWLHALYAVIGAILFTLFLAFDTQMLLGNKRYSISPEEYVFATLSLYLDIIYLFSFLLQIMGEGR